From Tepidisphaeraceae bacterium:
TGCGGCACGTCGAGGTTGACGTAGACAAGATCGCTCCGGCCATGGCCGACCAAGTAGGCGGCGGCGTCGCGGGCGATCTGGGCGTGGTCGGTGCGGACTCGGTCGCCCCAATCGGTCGGGCCGTGCGAGCCGATCCAGACGACGGGCTTAGCCCGCAGGTCGTCGAGTACGGCGCGCTCGTGAAAGCTGATGACCAACAGCCCGTCCGACCGCTCGACCGCGCGGGCCGTTTCGGCAACGTTGCCGGGCTCGGTAAAGCAGACGGACAGATCAAGTGCACAACCGCGCAACTCGTCGGCGGCGCCCTGCATCACGCCGATCAGGATCGGGTTCTGCGAGCGGCGCGCGGTCGGCTCGCTACGCGGGCAGAGCAGCGTGACCGTGCCCGTGTAGACTCCGTCCGCCGACCGTGGCCGGCGGCCCGGTCGCGAGCTGATCGGCCGCGGCGTGTAACCCAACTCCGCCATCGCGCGATGAACGGCTTCGACCGTTTCGGGCGTGACGTGCGGACGCTTATTGATGACGTTGGACACCGTCGCGTGTGACACGCCGGCCGCCCGGGCTACTCGAATGATCGACACGCATGCCTCCGGTATTCTCTATTTCGTTGCGCCTTGCGACCGTCCAAGGGCCGGATCGCGCGGGCGGTCGCTGAACCAAACGTCATCTAGGTACAGGGTCTGGTCGGCCTGTTGCGCTTTGCGATAGATGCCGAATCGCAAGTCCATGGCGTCAAGCGCCTCGAAGCCGAGTGCCACGTCGGTCCGCGGAAAGTTCCCAATGTCGAGCGTTTCATCGGCCACGACATTGCCATCGATCCACATCCGGAAGTGGCCAGTGATGTCGTCCTTGCTATGTGACAACATCACATTGTAAGTGAAATCGTGCCATTTTCCGGGAATGAGATTGTCGAGGTCGAGCGAAGTCCGCGAGCCATCGCTCTTGGTCACCACATAAAGCGACCATTGCGCCGGCTCCCCGGCCTTTACGGGGTGAAACGACATCGCCGATGGGATGCCCCACTCGACGTTTTTAGCCTTGCCCACCGTGTGGGGCTGCCATAGCTGGTTGATGTGAAGCCATTGACCCGGTGCGGGGGGCTGCGACGACGGATCGATGAAAATCTTCACGCCGTACCAGCGGTCTTCACCAAAGCGGAACGGCTGGCGTCCGAGCTCGGGATCACCGCGCCCGTGCTTAACGCGAAGTTCGACGCGGTCGCGATCCGTCCCTGGGTTCGCGACCGCGGAAAGTTTAAGCGATCGTGATCCGCTGGCCGCCTGATCGGTGCTCAGCACAGGGTCGAGCGAGGCTCCTGACGCGGGCATGTCGAACCGCATGCCGTCCTCGATGTAAAAGTGATAACGGTTTGGCCCGGAAGTCTTTACAGCGTTAAGTTCGAGCGCAGCCCCGTCGGATGTCTCAAACCCCAAGTCAATGGGCACGAACGCTGGCTTGGTTGTGGGCAATGTGGTAGCCGGCGCCACGGCGCCGTTGGTCTGGCCGGAAGCGCTAGAAACAATCGCGGTTGCGGTCACCGCAAATACGGTCGCGATGAGGGCCGGTCGGTTCAGCATGGATCGCTCCGTAAAGGTCTGCTTCTAAACACCACGTCTTTGTCCAACAAAGCCACGGTCGGCCGTTCGGCCACTCTCAAGTTATAACATTATTGGTTATTGTCAATGAAAAAAAAGAACATTGCAAAACGAGGAGGCGTGTCGTAGTTTTGCATATCTTGCTGGAGGAGCCCGTTAACAATCGTGAGCGCGAGGTCCACCATCCGTCTTTTGGCGACCGGTGGACGTGGGTGGTGTTGCGCTGGGCGCTCCTGCCGGTCGCGGGACTGGTGGCGGTCAGCGTGATGGTGCTGGCGATGGGGCTGTTGCTTTCGGCAATGGCGACATCGTCGAGCGACCCGTCGTCGCCGGCGGCTTCGCTGGAGATTGGTGACGGCAACAAGGGCAAGACCGCGACGCGAGCAGATCTGGTAGCTCGACAATCGGCGGCAGCCAGCCCTGCAGAGAAGGATCCACCGCTGTTGAGCCCGCTGGTTGCGGCCGGCCAGCTTCCGCCTTTACCCGAGCGTCTACCCGTCGATCCCCGCGTAATGAACGGTGCGGACTCACCGGGCCGCTATGGTGGCACTTGGCTGCGCCTGGCGACCGGTGAATCGGACGTCGCGGTCATCGAAAACCGCCTGTCGATGGCCACCCCGCTCCGGTGGACGCCGATCGGCGACGACCTCGTGCCGCACGTCTGCTCGCAGGTCGATGAGCTGGATGGTGGACGTACGTTCGTCCTCCACCTGCGGCCGGGCCACAAGTGGTCCGATGGTGCGCCGTTCACCACCGCCGATGCGATGTATTGGTGGGAGCACGAGATCAACGACGCCGGTCTCGGTGGTGGGCAGGCGCCCGACTGGCTGGTGCATGCTGGGCAGACTGCCACGCTGGAAGCCCCCGATACCACGCGGCTGCGGATTCGATTCGCCACGCCGAATGGCCCCTTTCGTCAGCGGCTGGCGTCGATCTTCGCGTACGAGCTGTTCAGTGCGCCAGCGCACTACCTTCGGCCGCTGCATCCGACGCTGGGCGACCAGGCGTTGATCGCGCGTGCGATGCGTGACGCGAGCGTCGCCAGTCCGCTGTCGCTTTACAAGTCGCTCAAGCGATGGAGCAACCCCGCCCATCCGCGGTTGTGGCCGTGGGTCTACCGCACCTTCAGCAGCAGCGCGCCGCACGTGTTCGTCCGCAATCCGTTTTACTTCGCCGTTGACGCCCATGGGAGACAGTTACCTTATCTCGACCGCGTGCAGTTCGACGTCCGCTCGGGCGAACTGCTGACTCTGTCGGCCAGCGAAGGGGGCGCGTCGATGCAGGCGCGGCACCTGCGGTTCGACAAGTTCACCGACCTAATGACCCAGCGCGATGCCGGTGATTACGACGTGTACCAGTGGCAGTCGGCGGCGGGCTCGTCGTGGGTCATCAACCCGAACTTGAATCGCGCGACGCCGGAAGGCGACCCCGCGGCGGCCGACAAGGCGCGGCTGCTGGCAGAGGCGGACTTTCGGCGGGCGCTGTCGGTCGCGATCGACCGCAAGCGAATCGTGCGGGCGGAGTACGTCGATCGGGTCCGGCCTGCGCAAGTGGCGCCGCCGGTCGGGTCGCCGTTCTACGACGCCGCGCTGCAGAGCGCGAACACGCAGTACGACCCTTCCGCTGCCGAGGCGATGCTCGACGCGCTGGGGTTCGTGCGGCCGCGGCCGGGCGCGATGCGGCAACTGGACGGCCGGGCGCTTACGTTCTTCCTCGATTACAGCGCCTTCACCGGGCCGGGGCCCGTGCAGTTTGTGGTCGACGACTGGGCCGCGGTCGGCGTGCGGGCGATCCCGAGGGAGCGGGCGCGGTCGCTGTTCATGATGGGTCGCGACGCCCGCACGAGCGATCTCCTCATCTGGACCGGCGAGAGCGAGGCGCGGCCACTGCTAAGCCCGCGGTCCTTCGTGCCGTTCGGCACCGAGTCGTTCTGGGCGGTCGGCTGGGGAAAGTGGTTCGCCGGTGGCGGCCTGCGAGACGACGTCGCTGCCCGCGCCGCCGGTGGAGTCCGCCCGCCTGATGGGCACCCGGCGCTGGAGGCCATGCGTTTGTACGAAGCGGCCCTCTCGGCGACGGAAGAAGTGCAACGCCGCGAGCTCTTTGGGCGCCTCGCCGCGATCGCGGCCGAGAATGTCTGGACCATCAGCGTCGCCGAGTCGCCGCCGCAACTGGTGGTCGTCGATCGCGACCTGAGGAACGTGCCGCGGCAAGCCACCGACGGCGTGATCTTCGGCAGCCCGGGCCACACCGGGATGGAGACGTTCTACTTTGCGACGAAGTACGACTCGACTGGTGCGACCGAAGCGGCCCGTGCGTCTGTGCTCTACATGAGCGACGCCGCCGTCGCCCGCCGTGCCGGCAGCGCCGAGCCTGCGGCTGGCTCGTCGGGACGATGGTGGGTGCTTGGGACGCTCGCGGTGCTCGGCGCGGTCGGCGCGCGCTATCCGTTTATCGGTCGCCGCGTGCTGATCATGGTGCCGACGCTCGCGGTCCTATCGGTGGCGATCTTCACGATCATCCAGCTCCCGCCCGGCGACTTCCTGACGACGCAACTGGCGCAGCTCGAAGCCTCCGGCGACCCGACGGCGGATCGACAGATCGCGGAGCTCAAGCAGGCGTTCCACTTCGACGATTCACTGCTGAGCCGCTACTGCCGATGGGTCGGGCTGACGTGGTTCACCAGCTTCGACGCCACCGATGCCGGCCTCCTTCAGGGCGATCTCGGGCGCTCGATGCAGACGGGCCGGCCCGTCAACGAAATGGTCGGTGACCGACTGACGCTAACGCTCGGCATCACGCTCGGCACGATCGCGCTGACCTGGCTGATCGCGCTGCCCGTCGGCATCTACTCCGCCGTGCGCCAGTACACCGCCGGCGATTACGCGGTCACGCTCGTCAGCTTTCTCGGCATGTGCGTGCCGCCGTTCCTTCTCGCGCTGATCCTCATGGCCGTCACCGGAACCAGTGGGCTGTTCTCGCCGGAGTACGTCGCCCAGCCGGA
This genomic window contains:
- a CDS encoding ABC transporter substrate-binding protein, translating into MHILLEEPVNNREREVHHPSFGDRWTWVVLRWALLPVAGLVAVSVMVLAMGLLLSAMATSSSDPSSPAASLEIGDGNKGKTATRADLVARQSAAASPAEKDPPLLSPLVAAGQLPPLPERLPVDPRVMNGADSPGRYGGTWLRLATGESDVAVIENRLSMATPLRWTPIGDDLVPHVCSQVDELDGGRTFVLHLRPGHKWSDGAPFTTADAMYWWEHEINDAGLGGGQAPDWLVHAGQTATLEAPDTTRLRIRFATPNGPFRQRLASIFAYELFSAPAHYLRPLHPTLGDQALIARAMRDASVASPLSLYKSLKRWSNPAHPRLWPWVYRTFSSSAPHVFVRNPFYFAVDAHGRQLPYLDRVQFDVRSGELLTLSASEGGASMQARHLRFDKFTDLMTQRDAGDYDVYQWQSAAGSSWVINPNLNRATPEGDPAAADKARLLAEADFRRALSVAIDRKRIVRAEYVDRVRPAQVAPPVGSPFYDAALQSANTQYDPSAAEAMLDALGFVRPRPGAMRQLDGRALTFFLDYSAFTGPGPVQFVVDDWAAVGVRAIPRERARSLFMMGRDARTSDLLIWTGESEARPLLSPRSFVPFGTESFWAVGWGKWFAGGGLRDDVAARAAGGVRPPDGHPALEAMRLYEAALSATEEVQRRELFGRLAAIAAENVWTISVAESPPQLVVVDRDLRNVPRQATDGVIFGSPGHTGMETFYFATKYDSTGATEAARASVLYMSDAAVARRAGSAEPAAGSSGRWWVLGTLAVLGAVGARYPFIGRRVLIMVPTLAVLSVAIFTIIQLPPGDFLTTQLAQLEASGDPTADRQIAELKQAFHFDDSLLSRYCRWVGLTWFTSFDATDAGLLQGDLGRSMQTGRPVNEMVGDRLTLTLGITLGTIALTWLIALPVGIYSAVRQYTAGDYAVTLVSFLGMCVPPFLLALILMAVTGTSGLFSPEYVAQPDWTAGKLLDLLKHLWIPVLVLALDGTGGMIRVMRANMLDELRKPYVTTARAKGMRPMRLVLRYPMRLALNPFISRVGNLFPQLISGGAIVAIVLSLPTVGPLMLEALLNQDMYLAGSLLMVLSVLGIVGTLVSDLLLVALDPRIRFGGGTR
- a CDS encoding heparin lyase I family protein, whose translation is MLNRPALIATVFAVTATAIVSSASGQTNGAVAPATTLPTTKPAFVPIDLGFETSDGAALELNAVKTSGPNRYHFYIEDGMRFDMPASGASLDPVLSTDQAASGSRSLKLSAVANPGTDRDRVELRVKHGRGDPELGRQPFRFGEDRWYGVKIFIDPSSQPPAPGQWLHINQLWQPHTVGKAKNVEWGIPSAMSFHPVKAGEPAQWSLYVVTKSDGSRTSLDLDNLIPGKWHDFTYNVMLSHSKDDITGHFRMWIDGNVVADETLDIGNFPRTDVALGFEALDAMDLRFGIYRKAQQADQTLYLDDVWFSDRPRDPALGRSQGATK
- a CDS encoding LacI family DNA-binding transcriptional regulator; translation: MSIIRVARAAGVSHATVSNVINKRPHVTPETVEAVHRAMAELGYTPRPISSRPGRRPRSADGVYTGTVTLLCPRSEPTARRSQNPILIGVMQGAADELRGCALDLSVCFTEPGNVAETARAVERSDGLLVISFHERAVLDDLRAKPVVWIGSHGPTDWGDRVRTDHAQIARDAAAYLVGHGRSDLVYVNLDVPHPAYEQRRTAFRDETEHLDVRLTVIAPRPTPGLDPAASRDQRAAEAAALLKQMDLTRAGLFVACDRHLVILERECRRLGFDLMNEAPVISCDNDASALAGVVPAPATFDLQPEQLGRVAVQRLVGRMRGDAMPGQLTVAIPALPVNAGLPADLPISDGVVPMSLHNAG